A genome region from Blautia coccoides includes the following:
- a CDS encoding DNA-directed RNA polymerase subunit beta: MEKNRIRPITTGKSMRMTYQRQKEVLEMPNLIEVQKDSYQWFLDEGLKEVFEDISPIADYSGKLSLEFVDFTLCEDEVKYSIEECKERDATFAAPLKVRVKLYNRENDEISEHEIFMGDLPLMTATGTFVINGAERVIVSQLVRSPGIYYAIAHDKLGKTLYSCTVIPNRGAWLEYETDSNDVFYVRVDRTRKVPITVLIRALGIGTNAEIIELFGEEPKILASFTKDTAESYQEGLLELYKKIRPGEPLAVESAESLITSMFFDPRRYDLAKVGRYKFNKKLLLRNRIAGHVLAEEVVDTTTGEIMAEAGTVVSKELADQIQNAAVPYVWIQGEERNIKVLSSMMVDITNYVDVDPAEVGVTELVYYPVLAKILEENEDIEDIKDAVRREIHELIPKHITKEDILASINYNMHLEYGLGNDDDIDHLGNRRIRAVGELLQNQYRIGLSRLERVVRERMTTQDMEGISPQSLINIKPVTAAVKEFFGSSQLSQFMDQNNPLGELTHKRRLSALGPGGLSRDRAGFEVRDVHYSHYGRMCPIETPEGPNIGLINSLASYARINQYGFVEAPYRKIDKTDPKNPRVTDEVVYMTADEEDNYHVAQANEPLDEEGHFIHKNVSGRYLDETQEYERHMFDYMDVSPKMVFSVATALIPFLQNDDANRALMGSNMQRQAVPLLTTEAPVVGTGMEVKAAVDSGVCVVAKKAGTIECAASKEIVMRNDDGTKDTYRLTKFMRSNQSNCYNQRPIVTKGEHVEEGQVIADGPSTANGELALGKNPLIGFMTWEGYNYEDAVLLSERLVQDDVYTSVHIEEYEAEARDTKLGPEEITRDVPGVGDDALKDLDERGIIRIGAEVRAGDILVGKVTPKGETELTAEERLLRAIFGEKAREVRDTSLKVPHGEYGIVVDAKVFTRENGDELSPGVNQAVRIYIAQKRKISVGDKMAGRHGNKGVVSRVLPVEDMPFLPNGRALDIVLNPLGVPSRMNIGQVLEIHLSLAAKALGFNIATPVFDGANENDIQDTLDLANDYVNMEWEDFEAKHKDTMRPEVLQFLYDNRAHRELWKGVPISRDGKVRLRDGRTGEYFDSPVTIGHMHYLKLHHLVDDKIHARSTGPYSLVTQQPLGGKAQFGGQRFGEMEVWALEAYGASYTLQEILTVKSDDVIGRVKTYEAIIKGDNIPEPGIPESFKVLLKELQSLGLDVRVLREDMTEVEIMENIDYGETDMRSIIEGDSKHRGEEDYGDYGFSKQEFEGEELVDVEDEPEEDEEAFLSLDDDTLVEE, translated from the coding sequence ATGGAGAAAAATAGAATCCGTCCCATTACAACCGGTAAGAGCATGAGAATGACCTACCAGCGCCAGAAAGAGGTACTGGAAATGCCGAACCTCATTGAAGTACAGAAAGACTCTTACCAGTGGTTTCTGGACGAAGGTCTAAAAGAAGTTTTTGAAGATATCTCTCCAATCGCCGACTACAGCGGTAAATTGAGCTTGGAATTTGTTGACTTTACTTTGTGTGAAGATGAGGTTAAATACTCCATCGAGGAATGCAAGGAGAGGGACGCTACTTTTGCAGCTCCTCTGAAAGTAAGGGTAAAATTATACAACAGAGAGAATGACGAGATCAGTGAACATGAAATTTTCATGGGTGATCTGCCGTTAATGACTGCAACCGGTACCTTCGTGATCAACGGCGCTGAACGAGTTATTGTCAGCCAGCTTGTGCGTTCTCCGGGCATTTATTACGCTATCGCTCACGATAAACTGGGCAAAACCCTTTATTCCTGTACTGTTATCCCGAACAGGGGTGCATGGCTGGAATATGAGACCGACTCCAATGACGTATTCTATGTACGTGTAGACAGAACTAGAAAAGTCCCTATTACAGTTTTGATTCGTGCTTTAGGTATCGGCACGAATGCAGAAATTATAGAGTTATTCGGTGAGGAACCGAAGATATTAGCCAGCTTTACAAAAGACACTGCTGAGAGTTATCAGGAAGGTCTTCTGGAGTTATACAAAAAGATCCGTCCGGGTGAGCCGCTGGCTGTGGAAAGCGCAGAGAGCCTGATCACCAGTATGTTCTTTGACCCAAGACGTTACGACCTGGCAAAAGTAGGCCGTTACAAATTCAACAAAAAGTTACTGCTGAGAAACCGCATCGCAGGCCATGTACTGGCTGAGGAGGTTGTGGATACCACAACAGGTGAGATCATGGCAGAGGCCGGCACAGTCGTATCAAAAGAACTGGCTGACCAGATCCAGAACGCGGCAGTTCCCTATGTATGGATCCAGGGTGAAGAGCGCAACATCAAAGTCCTTTCCAGCATGATGGTGGATATCACCAATTATGTGGACGTTGATCCCGCTGAGGTGGGAGTGACAGAGCTTGTGTACTATCCTGTTCTGGCTAAGATACTGGAAGAGAATGAGGATATTGAGGATATCAAGGACGCAGTCCGCCGTGAGATCCACGAGCTGATTCCGAAGCATATCACAAAAGAAGATATCCTTGCTTCCATTAACTATAACATGCATCTGGAATATGGTCTGGGCAACGATGACGATATCGACCATCTGGGCAACAGACGTATCCGTGCAGTAGGTGAACTGCTGCAGAACCAGTACAGGATCGGTCTTTCCAGACTGGAGCGTGTGGTTCGCGAGAGAATGACAACACAGGATATGGAGGGTATTTCTCCCCAGTCCCTGATCAATATCAAACCGGTAACAGCAGCCGTGAAGGAATTCTTTGGTTCCTCCCAGTTGTCACAGTTCATGGATCAGAACAACCCTCTGGGTGAGCTGACCCATAAGAGACGTCTTTCCGCATTAGGCCCCGGCGGTCTGTCACGAGACCGTGCAGGTTTCGAGGTTCGAGATGTACATTACTCCCATTACGGAAGAATGTGCCCTATCGAGACTCCTGAGGGTCCTAACATCGGTCTGATCAACTCCCTGGCATCCTACGCCAGGATCAATCAGTACGGTTTTGTGGAAGCTCCGTACCGTAAGATCGACAAAACAGATCCTAAAAATCCGCGGGTTACAGACGAGGTTGTCTATATGACCGCAGATGAAGAGGATAACTACCATGTTGCGCAGGCTAATGAGCCGCTGGACGAAGAAGGACACTTTATCCATAAGAACGTTTCCGGACGTTATCTGGATGAAACACAGGAATATGAACGCCATATGTTTGACTACATGGACGTATCTCCGAAGATGGTGTTCTCAGTAGCTACAGCCCTCATCCCATTCCTGCAGAACGATGATGCCAACCGTGCCCTGATGGGATCCAACATGCAGCGCCAGGCTGTGCCCCTTCTCACCACAGAGGCTCCTGTTGTAGGAACCGGTATGGAAGTGAAGGCAGCCGTTGACTCCGGTGTCTGTGTAGTGGCTAAAAAAGCCGGTACCATAGAGTGTGCGGCGTCAAAAGAAATTGTTATGCGCAATGATGATGGTACAAAAGATACTTACCGTCTTACTAAGTTCATGAGAAGTAACCAGAGCAACTGCTATAACCAGAGACCCATTGTGACCAAGGGAGAGCATGTGGAAGAGGGACAGGTAATTGCTGACGGACCTTCCACCGCAAACGGTGAGCTGGCTCTTGGCAAGAACCCCCTGATCGGTTTCATGACCTGGGAGGGCTACAATTACGAGGATGCCGTTCTGTTAAGTGAGAGACTGGTACAGGATGATGTCTATACTTCTGTGCATATTGAAGAATATGAGGCAGAAGCCAGAGATACAAAGTTAGGACCGGAAGAGATCACACGTGATGTTCCGGGCGTTGGTGACGATGCATTAAAAGATCTGGACGAGCGCGGCATTATCCGTATCGGTGCTGAGGTCCGCGCAGGTGATATCCTGGTTGGTAAAGTAACTCCCAAGGGAGAGACAGAGCTGACTGCAGAGGAGAGACTGCTCCGCGCTATTTTCGGTGAAAAAGCCCGTGAAGTGCGTGATACTTCCCTGAAGGTTCCTCACGGTGAGTACGGTATCGTTGTAGACGCAAAAGTATTTACAAGAGAGAACGGCGATGAGCTGTCTCCCGGTGTCAATCAGGCAGTCCGCATCTATATTGCGCAGAAGAGAAAGATTTCTGTGGGTGATAAGATGGCCGGCCGTCATGGTAACAAGGGTGTTGTTTCCCGTGTGCTTCCTGTTGAGGATATGCCGTTCTTGCCAAACGGACGCGCGCTGGACATTGTACTGAACCCTCTGGGTGTGCCTTCCCGTATGAATATCGGACAGGTGCTGGAGATCCATCTGAGTCTTGCGGCAAAAGCCCTTGGATTTAACATTGCTACACCGGTATTTGACGGTGCCAATGAGAATGATATCCAGGATACCCTGGATCTTGCAAATGATTATGTGAACATGGAATGGGAAGACTTTGAGGCAAAGCATAAAGATACAATGCGCCCTGAAGTTTTACAGTTCCTTTACGATAACAGAGCTCACAGAGAGCTGTGGAAAGGCGTGCCGATCTCCCGTGACGGTAAGGTAAGACTTCGTGACGGACGTACAGGTGAATATTTTGACAGCCCTGTAACCATCGGACACATGCACTATCTGAAGCTGCATCACTTGGTAGATGATAAGATCCACGCACGTTCCACAGGCCCATACTCCCTGGTTACACAGCAGCCTCTGGGTGGTAAAGCCCAGTTCGGCGGTCAGCGTTTCGGAGAGATGGAGGTTTGGGCACTGGAAGCATATGGTGCTTCCTATACACTGCAG
- a CDS encoding Crp/Fnr family transcriptional regulator, with product MHKFFEDTKKSCPLPFADLCMGSCIYRPYMNRKTYQRSEIIYPQGSKINYFGIVLDGILKAVSHTVNGDELCNAYFEKNDIFPELLYFSGKRYYTYTLVAAKKSTVAWIPVEVLEEMLERDNLLMYSLLLYISQRGLKDQLYLNCLNYQTIRERIAYWIVGMNDIVVEEVIPMPVSQSVMANMLHVSRSSLNQELKLMGKEGYFSIQGQEMHIKDVERLQEML from the coding sequence ATGCATAAGTTTTTTGAGGACACGAAAAAAAGCTGTCCGCTTCCTTTTGCTGATCTCTGTATGGGAAGCTGCATTTATCGGCCGTATATGAATCGCAAGACATATCAGAGGTCAGAGATCATATATCCACAGGGGAGCAAGATCAACTATTTTGGAATCGTACTGGACGGCATCCTGAAGGCGGTGAGCCACACAGTCAACGGGGATGAGCTTTGCAATGCCTATTTTGAAAAGAATGATATTTTTCCGGAGCTGCTCTACTTTTCCGGAAAGAGATATTACACCTATACCCTGGTGGCTGCGAAAAAATCCACAGTGGCCTGGATCCCTGTGGAGGTTCTGGAGGAAATGCTGGAGCGGGACAACCTGCTGATGTATTCTTTGCTGCTCTATATATCGCAGCGGGGTCTGAAAGACCAGCTCTATCTCAATTGTCTGAATTATCAAACTATCCGTGAGAGGATAGCCTACTGGATCGTGGGAATGAACGATATTGTGGTGGAGGAAGTGATCCCGATGCCGGTTTCTCAGTCGGTTATGGCAAATATGCTCCATGTGAGTCGGTCATCGCTGAACCAGGAATTAAAACTGATGGGAAAAGAGGGATATTTCAGCATACAGGGGCAGGAGATGCATATCAAAGATGTGGAAAGACTGCAGGAAATGCTGTAA